Proteins found in one Roseovarius pelagicus genomic segment:
- a CDS encoding methylenetetrahydrofolate reductase, whose amino-acid sequence MALLNFRKRDKPGTPPVNGKVEALLQGYSIEVMPRTAEKVENFRDLLPEGTRIYVAHIEGTPIEDMVATAKRLNAEGYPVMPHFPARIIKDRTTLADWIARYQGEADVKQALLLAGGVDKPHGDFHSSMQLLESGEFDKAGFERLHVAGHPEGNRDIDTDGSMKNVDDALRWKQKFSETTDAEMALATQFAFDAKPIIAWADNLAAAGITLPIHIGIAGPAKLQTLIKFAIACGVGPSLKVLQKRAMDVTKLLLPYEPTDVLTELAVHKAANPDFNITNVHFFPLGGIKTNATWAIENGGSAGVPAKDASPKA is encoded by the coding sequence ATGGCTCTTTTGAACTTCAGAAAACGCGACAAACCGGGTACGCCACCCGTCAACGGTAAGGTCGAAGCCCTGTTGCAGGGCTATTCGATCGAGGTGATGCCACGCACCGCCGAGAAGGTCGAAAACTTTCGCGATCTGCTGCCCGAAGGTACGCGCATCTATGTCGCTCATATCGAAGGCACCCCGATCGAAGATATGGTCGCCACCGCCAAACGGCTCAACGCCGAAGGCTACCCGGTCATGCCGCACTTCCCCGCCCGCATCATCAAGGACCGCACGACACTGGCCGACTGGATTGCCCGCTATCAGGGCGAGGCCGACGTGAAACAGGCGCTGCTGCTCGCCGGTGGCGTCGACAAACCACATGGCGATTTTCACAGCTCAATGCAGTTGTTGGAGAGCGGTGAGTTCGACAAGGCCGGGTTTGAGCGCCTTCACGTTGCAGGTCACCCCGAAGGCAACCGCGACATCGATACCGACGGATCGATGAAGAACGTCGATGACGCGCTGCGCTGGAAACAGAAATTCAGCGAAACCACTGACGCCGAAATGGCGCTTGCCACGCAATTCGCCTTTGATGCGAAACCGATCATCGCGTGGGCGGACAATCTGGCCGCGGCCGGAATCACCCTGCCGATCCATATCGGCATTGCAGGTCCGGCCAAGCTGCAAACACTGATTAAATTCGCCATCGCCTGTGGCGTCGGCCCGTCCCTGAAAGTCCTGCAAAAACGCGCAATGGACGTGACCAAACTGCTGCTGCCCTACGAGCCGACGGATGTCCTGACAGAGCTGGCCGTTCACAAGGCCGCGAACCCGGATTTCAACATCACCAATGTTCATTTCTTCCCGCTCGGCGGCATCAAGACCAACGCCACATGGGCCATCGAGAATGGCGGTTCAGCAGGTGTCCCGGCAAAAGACGCATCACCAAAGGCATGA
- a CDS encoding methyltetrahydrofolate cobalamin methyltransferase — protein MTRTIVESKTKTAVIGFDEPFCVIGERINPTGRKKLAAELEAGDFSTVESDALAQAAAGATVLDINAGVVYNSNPNPNETEPPLMTKIIELVQGLVDLPLCIDSSVPAALEAGLKAAEGRPLLNSVTGEEDRLEFVLPLVKKYNVPVVAISNDDTGISEDPDVRFEVAKKIVQRAADFGIPAHDIVVDPLVMPIGAMGTAGLQVFALVRRLREELGVNTTCGASNISFGLPNRHGINNAFLPMAMGAGMTSAIMNPIALPVKQAEMDAKKAEIAEAGLILPDDMDDETFCQLFGLGSTKARAGKEMEAIYAANFLTNNDPHGGKWIEFNKVAPKAGHEGRGRAGRVGGRRRRG, from the coding sequence ATGACCCGCACGATCGTCGAAAGCAAAACGAAAACCGCCGTGATCGGGTTCGACGAACCGTTCTGCGTTATCGGTGAACGGATTAACCCCACGGGCCGCAAGAAGCTGGCAGCAGAACTGGAAGCAGGCGATTTCTCGACGGTCGAGTCAGACGCGCTGGCGCAGGCGGCCGCCGGGGCCACCGTGCTCGATATCAACGCAGGCGTGGTCTATAACTCTAATCCCAACCCGAACGAAACCGAGCCGCCACTGATGACCAAGATCATCGAACTGGTGCAGGGTCTCGTCGATCTGCCCTTGTGCATCGACAGTTCGGTTCCCGCCGCGCTTGAGGCCGGGCTAAAAGCCGCCGAAGGTCGCCCCCTTCTGAACTCTGTCACCGGCGAAGAGGATCGGCTCGAATTCGTTCTGCCGCTGGTCAAGAAATACAACGTTCCAGTCGTGGCCATCTCGAACGATGACACCGGCATTTCCGAAGACCCCGATGTGCGTTTCGAGGTCGCCAAGAAGATCGTTCAGCGCGCGGCCGATTTCGGCATCCCCGCGCATGACATCGTGGTTGATCCGCTCGTGATGCCCATCGGCGCAATGGGCACTGCCGGGCTACAGGTCTTTGCCCTCGTCCGACGTCTGCGCGAAGAATTGGGCGTGAACACCACCTGCGGCGCGTCGAACATCAGCTTTGGCCTGCCCAACCGGCATGGCATCAACAACGCGTTCCTGCCAATGGCGATGGGCGCCGGCATGACCAGCGCCATCATGAACCCGATCGCCCTGCCCGTGAAACAGGCCGAGATGGACGCAAAGAAGGCCGAGATTGCCGAGGCAGGTCTGATTCTGCCTGACGACATGGACGACGAGACGTTTTGCCAACTCTTCGGTCTGGGCAGCACCAAGGCGCGCGCAGGCAAGGAAATGGAAGCCATCTATGCTGCCAACTTCCTGACCAACAACGATCCGCATGGCGGTAAGTGGATTGAATTCAACAAAGTTGCACCAAAAGCGGGTCACGAGGGCCGCGGACGCGCCGGGCGCGTCGGTGGACGCCGCCGCCGGGGGTAA
- a CDS encoding LysR family transcriptional regulator — translation MKRSSLSLKWLEVFQLAARSGSVQTVAEETGLSVSTVSHHIRALETALGVSLLDHRRRPMNVTPAGALFLRSVDDALLLLRKAETEARSGSLPEMRALALALIEDFDSEIAPELARILTGAMPNCEFRHLTRPSHEILGLLRNREIDIGVATRPQFDQPDLIEHPLLRDPFVLAVPATQQIAPEDYLAGRCPLPLLRYAKSLIIGAQIEAQLRRLRSDLPNQFQFESNQSMMGLVAEGSGWAITTPLNYMRARRFHRQITLIPFPGKGFARYISVFTSDVHSDAVTDTVAGTLRRLVQARAVDPAVERMPWLQGLFALSTDGDTPKGS, via the coding sequence ATGAAACGTTCCTCGCTCAGTTTGAAATGGTTGGAGGTTTTCCAGCTCGCCGCGCGCAGCGGGTCGGTTCAGACTGTGGCAGAGGAAACCGGCCTGTCGGTCAGCACTGTTTCGCATCACATTCGCGCGTTGGAAACCGCATTGGGTGTCAGCCTGCTGGATCATCGCCGTCGTCCGATGAACGTTACCCCTGCCGGCGCTCTTTTTTTGCGGTCCGTGGACGACGCATTGTTGCTGTTGCGCAAGGCCGAGACTGAGGCGCGATCTGGCAGCCTACCCGAAATGCGCGCCTTGGCACTGGCCCTGATCGAGGATTTCGACAGCGAAATCGCGCCTGAATTGGCGCGCATCCTGACCGGGGCAATGCCCAACTGTGAGTTTCGCCACTTGACCCGGCCCAGTCACGAGATTCTGGGCCTGCTGCGCAATCGCGAGATTGATATCGGCGTTGCCACCCGTCCGCAGTTTGATCAACCGGACCTGATCGAGCATCCGCTTCTGCGCGATCCGTTCGTACTGGCCGTACCAGCAACACAACAGATCGCACCAGAGGATTATCTGGCCGGGCGCTGCCCTCTGCCACTGTTGCGCTATGCCAAAAGCCTGATCATCGGCGCACAGATCGAGGCCCAGTTGCGACGGCTGCGCAGCGATCTGCCCAACCAGTTTCAGTTCGAGAGTAACCAGTCAATGATGGGGTTGGTCGCCGAAGGCAGCGGCTGGGCGATCACGACGCCGCTGAACTACATGCGCGCCCGGCGTTTCCATCGTCAGATCACGCTGATCCCGTTTCCCGGCAAGGGGTTTGCCCGCTACATTTCGGTTTTCACCAGCGATGTGCATAGCGATGCCGTCACCGACACTGTGGCCGGTACGTTGCGGCGTCTGGTTCAGGCCCGCGCCGTCGATCCGGCGGTCGAGCGGATGCCGTGGTTGCAAGGGCTGTTTGCACTATCCACAGACGGTGACACCCCTAAAGGATCGTAA
- a CDS encoding trimethylamine methyltransferase family protein, with the protein MTDDTLTAPRRSGRRARLAQRAAPPVVNPAPPGQLGGAYKPLTDPELSAIYATALRLLEHLGMGEVPDRLAAVLLAAGARQMPGARISIPPALVGDAIAAAPRTFTLHGRDPARSITVGGRAVHFGTGGAAVQALDLETQRYRASTLRDLHDFTRLQDTLTNISWFTRCCIATDVPDEYALDVNTAYALMKNTTKPVATAFTLAENVAPIVEMFDITAGGKGEFAKRPFVKAHISPVISPMRYGEDAVDVVFECIAHNIPISCITAAQAGATAPATLAGFLAQSLAETLASLVMVHAIRPGYPMVFSNWPLVIDLRTGAFAGGGGEIAVLNAASAQLSNWLGLVSGVACSMTDAKAIDAQYGAEKGITSLAAALAGGNLIYESSGMTASLLGASFEGFILDNEMHSATYRALRGIEVSDENLGYEAICAAVLGEGHFLGGAQTLQAMERDYVYPALADRENPRTWADNGASDAWGRARMRAQEILAKHHPTYLSPEQDAAIRKAFTIL; encoded by the coding sequence ATGACTGATGACACCCTCACCGCACCGCGCAGGTCAGGCCGCCGTGCCCGGCTGGCCCAGCGGGCCGCTCCGCCTGTGGTCAATCCCGCGCCGCCGGGGCAATTGGGCGGGGCGTACAAACCCCTGACCGACCCCGAACTATCAGCGATTTACGCCACAGCGCTGCGTTTGCTGGAACATCTGGGAATGGGAGAGGTCCCGGATCGTCTGGCCGCCGTGCTGCTGGCCGCGGGCGCGCGGCAGATGCCCGGTGCGCGTATTTCGATCCCGCCCGCACTGGTGGGCGATGCGATTGCAGCCGCACCCAGAACATTCACCCTGCATGGCCGCGATCCCGCGCGGTCGATCACTGTTGGGGGGCGCGCCGTGCATTTCGGCACGGGTGGTGCGGCGGTGCAGGCGCTGGATCTGGAAACGCAACGCTACCGCGCCTCTACCTTGCGAGATTTGCATGATTTTACCCGGTTGCAGGACACGCTGACCAACATCAGCTGGTTCACGCGATGCTGTATCGCGACGGATGTACCGGATGAATACGCGCTGGATGTAAACACCGCCTATGCGTTGATGAAGAACACGACCAAGCCTGTCGCCACGGCCTTTACTCTGGCGGAAAACGTGGCCCCGATTGTCGAGATGTTCGATATCACGGCGGGTGGTAAAGGCGAATTCGCCAAACGCCCCTTCGTCAAGGCGCATATCAGTCCGGTTATCTCTCCGATGCGTTATGGCGAGGATGCGGTCGATGTGGTGTTTGAATGTATCGCGCATAACATACCGATTTCGTGCATCACGGCGGCACAGGCCGGGGCCACGGCACCCGCGACATTGGCCGGGTTCCTGGCGCAGTCATTGGCCGAGACACTGGCCAGTCTGGTCATGGTGCATGCCATCAGGCCGGGATATCCGATGGTGTTTTCCAATTGGCCGCTGGTGATCGACCTGCGCACCGGTGCCTTTGCCGGGGGTGGCGGCGAAATTGCCGTGCTCAATGCCGCCTCGGCACAACTCAGCAATTGGCTGGGGCTGGTGTCCGGCGTGGCCTGTTCGATGACCGATGCCAAGGCGATTGACGCGCAATATGGTGCGGAAAAGGGGATCACCTCACTGGCGGCGGCGCTGGCAGGGGGCAACCTGATTTACGAAAGCTCTGGTATGACGGCTTCGCTGCTGGGGGCCAGCTTTGAGGGGTTCATTCTGGACAATGAGATGCATTCAGCCACCTACCGCGCCTTGCGTGGCATAGAGGTAAGTGACGAGAACCTCGGATACGAGGCGATCTGCGCTGCGGTATTGGGTGAGGGGCATTTTCTGGGAGGAGCGCAGACATTGCAGGCGATGGAGCGCGATTACGTTTACCCCGCGCTGGCCGATCGCGAAAATCCGCGCACATGGGCGGATAACGGTGCCTCCGATGCCTGGGGCCGGGCACGGATGCGCGCCCAAGAGATATTGGCCAAGCATCACCCGACTTATCTCAGCCCTGAGCAGGACGCAGCGATCCGCAAGGCATTTACGATCCTTTAG
- a CDS encoding GcvT family protein gives MKSQTRAVVIGGGIAGCSTLYHLTQEGWTDVVLVERNELTSGTTWHSAAQVTNFGMNQTMVGLKTHSINLYKELADDPEYPINYHHGDGGIRLASTEAQMEGYRHFSSMARGMGVEFEVIDAAECARRHPLISTENLVGGLWDAQDGDIDPAQLCQALARRARLAGAEVYRNTPVTGLTQHRDDSWTVHTEHGDIDCEVVVNACGYRVNEVGAMMGVHHPVTSMEHQYFLTEPIPAIIDAGHRMPLIRCPISDYYCRQEKNGLLVGFYEQDCKTWGMDGIDPNFVNALCPDDLDRVTDVLEGAFARMPALMEVGIHTVVNGPITYTIDGAPLVGPIPGKRNAFCIIGLRAGLGEGGGHGWMLAQQIVHGEACYDTWCIDPRRFTGHSNVELTALKAIEDYQNEFRFHFPHEHRPAGRPAKTTPLTPILAAEGAEFTVVNGWERADYFKPSPDFHETHSFKFNQVFDVVAAEVAAVQTAVGLCEVNGFNRYELTGRGVHDFLDRMICGRVSRKPGRVGLGYLLNHHGMVKAEATIANLPDGRVWYGSAAAAEFHDMDWLQSHLRDDEDVQIRSLTNDHTILVLAGPNARAVMQAVSRSDWSAEGFPWLSVRTCFIGIAPAVVMGVSFSGELAYEIHIPSTQLYAAYLALRAAGADHGMRLFGARAVDSMRMEKGYLHWKADLLTEFDPFETGLDRFVKMNKPDFVGKTALAQRITDGPRRRLACLRVDTPEAPAHGGASVMLNGRVVGTVSSGDWGHRTGMNLAYAFMEPDLATDGMQVEIDIIGRMTPAQVIPMSPYDPGMDRVRS, from the coding sequence ATGAAATCGCAAACACGGGCCGTTGTCATTGGCGGCGGCATCGCAGGCTGCTCGACCCTTTATCATCTGACTCAGGAGGGCTGGACCGATGTGGTTCTGGTCGAGAGGAACGAACTGACTTCGGGCACAACCTGGCATTCGGCGGCGCAGGTCACGAATTTTGGCATGAACCAGACGATGGTCGGGCTAAAAACCCATTCCATCAACCTTTATAAAGAACTGGCAGACGATCCCGAGTACCCGATCAACTATCACCACGGTGATGGCGGCATCCGATTGGCCAGTACCGAGGCACAGATGGAGGGCTACCGGCACTTCTCGTCGATGGCACGCGGCATGGGCGTAGAATTCGAAGTGATCGACGCGGCGGAATGCGCCCGTCGTCACCCGCTGATTTCCACCGAGAATTTGGTCGGCGGGCTGTGGGACGCACAGGACGGCGACATCGACCCGGCGCAACTCTGTCAGGCCTTGGCCCGGCGCGCACGTCTGGCAGGAGCCGAGGTGTATCGCAACACGCCGGTCACCGGGCTGACCCAGCACCGCGATGACAGTTGGACGGTTCATACCGAACATGGCGATATTGATTGCGAAGTGGTGGTTAACGCCTGTGGCTACCGTGTGAACGAGGTCGGCGCGATGATGGGCGTCCACCACCCTGTCACGTCGATGGAACACCAATATTTCCTGACCGAACCTATTCCGGCGATCATCGACGCGGGCCACCGCATGCCGCTGATCCGCTGCCCGATCAGCGATTATTATTGCCGCCAAGAGAAAAATGGCTTGCTGGTCGGATTCTACGAACAGGATTGCAAGACATGGGGCATGGACGGGATTGACCCGAATTTTGTCAATGCGCTCTGCCCGGATGATCTGGACCGGGTGACTGACGTGCTGGAGGGCGCGTTTGCCCGTATGCCCGCCCTGATGGAGGTGGGGATCCACACCGTCGTCAACGGCCCGATCACCTATACCATCGACGGCGCACCGCTGGTCGGCCCGATTCCCGGAAAGAGAAACGCGTTCTGTATCATAGGCTTGCGCGCCGGTCTTGGCGAAGGTGGCGGGCACGGCTGGATGCTGGCGCAACAGATCGTGCATGGCGAGGCATGCTATGACACGTGGTGCATCGATCCGCGCCGTTTCACCGGGCACAGCAATGTTGAACTGACCGCGCTCAAGGCAATCGAGGATTACCAGAACGAGTTTCGTTTCCATTTCCCGCACGAGCACCGCCCCGCTGGCCGACCTGCCAAAACAACGCCCCTGACCCCGATCCTCGCGGCTGAAGGCGCTGAGTTTACCGTCGTAAACGGCTGGGAACGCGCGGATTACTTTAAGCCCAGCCCTGATTTTCACGAAACCCACAGCTTCAAGTTCAACCAAGTGTTCGACGTGGTCGCGGCAGAGGTCGCGGCAGTGCAAACCGCCGTCGGCCTGTGCGAGGTGAACGGGTTCAACCGGTATGAACTGACCGGCAGAGGAGTACATGATTTCCTCGACCGGATGATCTGCGGGCGCGTGTCACGCAAACCCGGACGCGTCGGGCTGGGGTATCTGCTGAACCATCACGGCATGGTCAAGGCCGAAGCGACCATCGCCAATCTGCCCGATGGCCGCGTCTGGTACGGCTCTGCGGCAGCGGCGGAATTCCATGACATGGACTGGCTACAGTCGCATCTGCGCGACGACGAGGATGTGCAGATTCGCTCATTGACCAATGATCACACCATCCTTGTACTGGCAGGACCAAACGCGCGCGCCGTGATGCAGGCTGTCAGCCGGTCAGACTGGTCGGCCGAGGGGTTCCCATGGCTCAGCGTACGGACCTGTTTCATCGGCATTGCGCCCGCGGTGGTGATGGGCGTCAGTTTCTCGGGTGAACTGGCCTACGAGATTCACATCCCCAGCACCCAGCTATATGCCGCCTACCTCGCCCTGCGCGCAGCGGGTGCCGATCACGGCATGCGCCTATTCGGTGCGCGCGCCGTCGATTCGATGCGGATGGAAAAAGGATACCTGCACTGGAAAGCTGACCTGCTGACCGAATTCGACCCGTTCGAGACCGGACTGGACCGCTTCGTGAAAATGAACAAACCCGATTTTGTTGGCAAGACGGCGCTAGCGCAGCGCATCACTGACGGGCCACGCCGCAGGCTGGCCTGCCTGCGTGTCGACACCCCCGAGGCCCCGGCCCATGGCGGTGCGTCCGTCATGCTGAACGGACGTGTCGTCGGCACCGTGTCGTCGGGCGATTGGGGACATCGGACGGGGATGAATCTGGCCTATGCCTTCATGGAACCGGACTTGGCGACAGACGGCATGCAGGTCGAAATTGACATCATCGGACGGATGACACCGGCCCAAGTGATCCCCATGTCCCCCTATGATCCGGGGATGGACCGGGTACGGAGCTAA
- a CDS encoding DUF192 domain-containing protein, with protein MGKRDKIGKLGLAVVLCLGAGTVFADECREAQVQLRGDWGQARFTVDVADDEAERAKGLMHRESMPQSVGMLFVYPDERRVGFWMKNTLIPLDMIFIDATGTVKKVHHRAKPHSLSPIMSGNDTRLVLEINGGLAERLGIVAGSEIRHPSVAADRAVWPC; from the coding sequence ATGGGAAAGCGCGATAAAATCGGAAAACTAGGACTGGCCGTGGTGCTGTGTCTCGGTGCAGGAACGGTTTTTGCGGACGAGTGCCGCGAGGCTCAGGTGCAATTGCGCGGCGATTGGGGCCAGGCCCGTTTTACTGTAGACGTGGCCGACGATGAGGCCGAGCGCGCCAAGGGTCTGATGCATCGCGAAAGTATGCCGCAAAGTGTCGGCATGCTTTTCGTCTATCCTGACGAGCGGCGCGTGGGATTCTGGATGAAGAACACGCTGATTCCGCTCGATATGATTTTCATTGATGCGACGGGCACGGTGAAAAAGGTACATCATCGCGCCAAGCCGCATAGCCTGTCACCGATTATGAGCGGCAACGACACGCGTCTGGTGCTGGAGATCAACGGCGGTCTGGCGGAACGTCTGGGGATCGTCGCGGGCAGCGAGATACGGCACCCGTCGGTCGCGGCGGATCGGGCAGTTTGGCCTTGCTGA
- a CDS encoding cold-shock protein, with amino-acid sequence MEDTVRRVRGHVKWFDPVKGFGFVVADEGGPDILLHANVLRNFGQSSVADEAGVEIDVQDTERGVQAVEVYEICPPRTDESNGLADLDEIDPELIRAATLEPARIKWFDKGKGFGFANTFGRDEDVFVHIEVLRRSGLADLQPGEALAIRVIDGKRGRMATEVCGWESAIKSEN; translated from the coding sequence ATGGAAGACACTGTCCGCAGGGTGCGTGGGCACGTTAAGTGGTTCGACCCCGTTAAGGGGTTCGGATTTGTTGTGGCTGACGAAGGTGGCCCCGACATCTTGTTGCATGCCAATGTGCTGCGCAACTTCGGGCAAAGCTCGGTTGCGGATGAAGCGGGCGTGGAGATCGACGTGCAGGATACCGAGCGCGGTGTTCAGGCGGTCGAGGTTTATGAAATTTGCCCCCCGCGTACGGACGAATCAAATGGGCTGGCCGATCTGGACGAGATTGACCCCGAACTGATCCGTGCCGCGACGCTGGAACCGGCGCGGATCAAGTGGTTCGACAAGGGTAAGGGATTCGGCTTTGCCAATACCTTTGGTCGCGACGAGGATGTTTTCGTCCATATAGAAGTGTTGCGCCGGTCGGGTCTGGCGGACCTGCAACCGGGCGAGGCGCTGGCAATTCGTGTGATAGATGGTAAGCGTGGCCGAATGGCCACGGAGGTGTGTGGATGGGAAAGCGCGATAAAATCGGAAAACTAG
- the pdxH gene encoding pyridoxamine 5'-phosphate oxidase gives MIKRTGIFSGDNPFEIAQSWLSAAEASEPNDPNAIALATADSDGLPNVRMVLLKEIAADGFVFYTNYDSAKGGELAVNGQAAFVMHWKSLRRQVRVRGQVARFEGPEADAYYASRSLKSRLGAWASRQSRPLKSRAALMAEVAKVSARHGTNPSRPPFWGGFKITPVEIEFWADGEFRLHDRFVWRREAPEMPWEIARLNP, from the coding sequence ATGATCAAGCGGACAGGCATTTTCTCAGGGGACAACCCATTCGAGATCGCCCAGAGCTGGCTGTCAGCGGCCGAGGCCTCGGAGCCGAACGATCCGAATGCGATCGCGCTGGCGACGGCGGATTCCGATGGTCTGCCCAATGTGCGCATGGTGCTGCTAAAGGAAATCGCCGCCGATGGCTTTGTCTTTTATACAAATTATGACAGCGCCAAAGGGGGCGAACTGGCCGTGAACGGGCAGGCCGCGTTTGTGATGCACTGGAAATCCCTGCGCCGTCAGGTGCGGGTGCGCGGTCAGGTGGCGCGTTTTGAAGGACCAGAGGCGGATGCTTATTATGCCTCGCGATCGCTCAAATCTCGGTTGGGGGCTTGGGCATCGCGCCAGTCACGCCCGCTAAAAAGCCGTGCTGCGCTGATGGCTGAGGTGGCCAAGGTATCGGCACGGCACGGCACAAATCCGTCCCGGCCGCCATTTTGGGGCGGATTCAAGATTACGCCGGTGGAAATAGAATTCTGGGCCGATGGCGAATTTCGCTTGCATGATCGGTTTGTATGGCGTCGCGAAGCCCCTGAAATGCCATGGGAAATTGCTCGACTGAACCCTTGA
- the fabI gene encoding enoyl-ACP reductase FabI, protein MSNQLMAGKRGLIMGLANDKSIAWGIARACADAGAEMAFSYMGDAFKKRVEPLAAQLGVEHLFDCNVSDPASIDTAFAEIEKVWGKIDFLVHAIGFSDKNELRGRYVDTSRDNFLMTMDVSCYSFTAVAQRAEKMMNDGGSMLTLTYYGAEQVMPHYNVMGVAKAALEASVKYLAEDLGKDGIRVNAISAGPIKTLAASGIGDFRYILKWNELNSPLRRNVTIDDVGKSALYLLSDLGSGVTGENLHVDAGYHIVGMKAVDAPDIDATNKG, encoded by the coding sequence ATGTCAAATCAACTGATGGCGGGCAAGCGCGGATTGATCATGGGCCTGGCCAATGACAAGTCTATCGCATGGGGCATTGCACGCGCCTGCGCCGATGCAGGCGCCGAGATGGCATTCTCCTATATGGGCGACGCGTTCAAGAAACGGGTAGAGCCGCTGGCCGCTCAACTAGGCGTCGAACACCTGTTCGATTGCAACGTGTCCGACCCTGCCTCGATCGACACCGCCTTTGCCGAAATCGAAAAGGTCTGGGGCAAGATCGATTTTCTCGTTCACGCCATCGGCTTTTCCGACAAGAACGAATTGCGTGGCCGCTATGTCGACACCAGCCGCGATAATTTCCTGATGACGATGGATGTCAGCTGCTACAGCTTCACGGCCGTCGCACAACGCGCCGAGAAAATGATGAATGACGGCGGCTCGATGCTGACCCTCACCTATTACGGTGCCGAACAGGTCATGCCGCATTACAATGTTATGGGCGTAGCCAAGGCCGCACTGGAGGCATCGGTGAAATACCTCGCCGAGGATCTGGGCAAGGACGGCATCCGCGTCAACGCGATCAGTGCCGGCCCGATCAAGACGCTGGCCGCCAGCGGCATCGGCGATTTCCGCTATATCCTGAAATGGAACGAGTTGAATTCGCCCCTGCGCCGCAACGTGACCATCGACGACGTGGGCAAATCCGCCCTCTACCTGCTCAGCGATCTGGGCAGCGGCGTCACCGGCGAAAACCTGCATGTCGATGCGGGCTATCACATCGTCGGGATGAAGGCAGTGGATGCTCCCGATATCGACGCCACCAACAAGGGCTAA
- a CDS encoding LysE family translocator — protein MELAHLIAFNLALLAAIASPGPSLLFLIKTTLTAGRRAGIAAAAGLALMAALWTLMALLGLDGIFTLFPWLYAVLKTLGAAYLIYIAVMTWRHASQPVTSGDAPATRRAFLSGFLVNLGNPKSVFFSAAVLVVIFPADLGAAEKAVIFANHLTVEMIVQPMLAIMLSTTAISRRYLAFKPVLDRITAAVLGALGLRLLLSR, from the coding sequence ATGGAACTGGCGCACCTCATTGCCTTTAACCTCGCACTTCTGGCGGCCATTGCCAGCCCCGGCCCGTCCCTGCTGTTTCTGATCAAGACCACACTGACCGCCGGTCGCCGCGCAGGCATCGCCGCCGCTGCTGGTCTGGCGCTGATGGCGGCACTATGGACGTTGATGGCGCTACTTGGCCTTGATGGAATCTTCACCCTGTTCCCTTGGCTATACGCCGTGTTGAAAACGCTGGGTGCCGCCTACCTGATCTATATCGCGGTGATGACATGGCGGCATGCCAGCCAACCGGTGACATCCGGCGATGCGCCAGCAACGCGACGCGCGTTCCTGTCCGGGTTCCTCGTCAACCTCGGTAATCCTAAATCGGTGTTCTTTTCCGCGGCTGTTCTGGTGGTGATATTCCCCGCCGACCTCGGTGCCGCTGAGAAGGCGGTAATTTTCGCCAACCACCTAACTGTGGAAATGATCGTACAGCCGATGCTCGCGATCATGCTCTCGACCACCGCCATCAGCCGCCGCTATCTGGCGTTCAAACCGGTGCTGGACCGGATCACCGCCGCCGTACTGGGCGCACTCGGCCTGCGTCTGCTGCTCAGCCGTTAA
- the gpt gene encoding xanthine phosphoribosyltransferase, translating into MIDPLPHEKGFHVSWDQLHRDARALAWRLDGHGPDDGNWRAVVAITRGGMAPAMIVARELDIRTVDTISVKSYNHQTQSEPKVIKSPDMDVIGDGTGVLIVDDLVDTGRTLEVVRAHMPNAHVATVYAKPMGRSQVQTFVTEVSQDTWIFFPWDMALQYVEPYRGA; encoded by the coding sequence ATGATCGACCCACTGCCGCATGAAAAAGGCTTTCACGTCAGCTGGGACCAGTTGCACCGCGATGCGCGCGCATTGGCGTGGCGGCTGGACGGGCATGGGCCTGACGATGGCAACTGGCGCGCCGTGGTGGCGATCACGCGGGGCGGCATGGCACCGGCGATGATTGTCGCGCGCGAGTTGGACATCCGCACCGTCGATACCATCAGCGTCAAGAGCTACAACCATCAGACCCAGAGCGAACCAAAGGTGATCAAGTCGCCCGATATGGACGTGATCGGTGACGGCACCGGCGTGCTGATCGTTGATGACCTCGTCGATACCGGTCGCACGCTCGAAGTGGTACGCGCCCACATGCCCAATGCCCATGTCGCCACGGTCTATGCCAAGCCGATGGGGCGATCACAGGTTCAGACCTTCGTGACCGAAGTCAGTCAGGACACTTGGATCTTTTTCCCGTGGGACATGGCCCTGCAATATGTCGAACCCTATCGCGGCGCCTGA